CCGTCCGCCTGCTCGTAAGCCATGACGGACAGGTCGTCGGTCAGCCCGTTGGACACGTTGTGCAGCTTGGCGGCGCACGGTCCGAAGTCCAGGTCGACGTCGACGGGCATCACGTTGATCTCGGGGCCCATGAGGTGCCGCATTCCGCTCGTCAGACCGAGCGCACGGGCCAGGTCCTCCGCGCGGTAGCGCTGGTGGGCCAGCGCGCCGCGGACCTCCTGCGAGACGCTCCGCAGCAGCTCCCGCACGGTGGTCCCGCGGCCGACCCGCACCCGCAGGGGCAGCACGTTCGCCATCGTGCCCGGGTTCGTACGCGCGACCGCGCCCTTGCGGGCCGCGGCTGCGAACCCGACCGCCATGTCGTCCTCCCCCGTCAGCCGGTGGAGGTACGCGGTGGTCGCGGCGATCAGCACGACCGACCAGTGCGTACGGACACTGCGGGCGGCTTCTTTGACACGCTCCACGACTGCCGCGGGGATGTGGCCGGTGCACCGCAGGAAACTCCTCGGTGGCTCCTCGGCCACATCCGAGAGCCGGGCAGCGGCGGGCCGGTCGGCGAACTTCCCGAGCCAGTACTCCCGGTCCCGCTCGAACTGGCCGGAGTCGCGGTACTCGACGTCCTGCTCGACGAGTTCCCGCAACGACGAGAACGGGGAAGGCCCCGGGGACAGCCCCGCCAGGGCCGACTTGTAGCGGTGCGCGGTGCGTTGCGCCAGGAGCAGACCGCCCGCCGCGTCGACGACCAGGTGGTGCCAGCCCTGGTACCAGTAGAAGCGGTTCGGGCCCAGCTTGAGCAGCGCGTTGGAGAAGAGCCGATCCCGGGTCAGGTCCATCGGGACAGCGAGGTCGTCGTACATCCAGCGTTCCGCCGCCGCGTGCGGGTCGGCTTCGGTACTGAGGTCGAGCACCGGGAAATCCCAGTCCGCGCCGGGTTCCACCGTCTGACGGGCGACACCGTCCACCTCGTGGACCCGGCAGTGCAGCGTGTCCGCCTCGGCGACGGTGTCGCGGACCGCGGCCTCGAACCGGGCGGCGTCGAGCGGGCCGTCGAGATCGACGTACTGGCCCACTCGGAAGTGGAGACTCTCGGGGTTGAACCGTTGCGCCAGCCAGATCTCCCGCTGGGCGTCCGACAACGGGAATGCGGAGCCTTCCGCAGATCGTTCCATGATTCCCCCATCGGCTCGACGTGTGCCGTGTCCTCGGGACCGGACGAATGCGGTGCTCGCCTCACCACACGACGGGCAGGCGGGACACCCCGAGTACGGGTTTGGCGGCGCATACCTCGAGATCCTCCGCGGCCTCGGCCAGCCTCAGCGCGGGGAACCTCCGGAACACCGCCGCGTAACTCGTGCGGAGGATGTGCCTCGCGAGATGCTGGCCGAGGCACTGATGCACGCCGTAGCCGAACGCGAGGTGGCCGACCGGCGAGTTGTCGATGTCCAGTGCGGCCGGGCAGGCGAACTGCTGGGGGTCCCGGTTGGCCGCCGGCAGGGCGATGGACACCGAATCGCCCGCCTTGACCTTCTCGCCGCCCAGTTCGACGTCCTGCAACGCGGTGCGGATGGGGCCGATATGGGTGACGCTGAGGTAGCGCAGCAGTTCCTCGACGGCCCGCTCCAGCCGGTCGGGGTCGGAAAGCGCCTTCGCCCGCTGATCCGGGTGCTCCAGCAGCGCCAGCAGGCCGAGGGCAAGCATGTTGGCCGTCGACTCGTATCCCGCCGTCAGCAGCACCATGCCGACGGTGGCCACCTCCTCGTCGGGCAGTTCGCCCGAGCCGGCGAGGTGCCCGAGCACGTCTTCCTGGGCGCCCGCCCGTTTCTTGGAGTCGACGAATTCCAGGAACTGGGTGTGGATGGCCCGGGTCGCCGCCGCGACGTCCTCGGCTGCCGATTCCTGGTCGAAGAGGACCGAGACATGGCGCACGAAGCGGTCGTGCTCGTCCTCGGGGACGCCCAGCACCTGCGAGACCACGTGGAGCGGCACGACTTTCGCGAAGTCCCGCATCAGGTCCGCCGGCGGTCCCGCCTGCTCGACGGCGGTCAGCCGGTCCTCGACGACCCGCTCCACGTCCGGCACGAGCGACTCCATCTTGCGCACCGTGAAATGCCCGACGAGCAGCCGGCGGTACCTCGTGTGCTCCGGTGGGTCCATGCGGTGGAACACACCCGGCGGGATGTCCTTGCGAGCCTGTTCGGCCTCGGCGGACAGCTTGACGGGGATACGGGCGAGGTCGGCCCGGCTGCTGAAGCGGCTGTCGGCGAGGACCGTGCGGGCCAACGAGTAGCTCGTCACGAGCCAGCCCACATGCCCGTCTCCGTAGACCATCCGGCCGATCGGCCGCCGCTCGCGCAAGTTCTCAAGTTCCGGGGGGAGTTCGAAGATTCGCTCGCGGTCGGTGGGGATGCCGATGGGGACTGCCGTCGTGTCGGACAATGCGGACTCCTTCAGCGAATCGCGAGGCTACGGTTCGAACTCGCGGGGATGCTGTGCCCGGCGACCGCGCCCAGAGCCGGGCCGGCGACGGACGCCGGTGCGCCGGGCTCGCCGGGGGTTCGCGGCATCGGGCGGCGAACGGTGCGTCGGACCGGCGGAAGCAGGGCTCGGGTGTGACTCTCGGGGTTCTGGCGCGGTCTTCGGGCTCGACGGATGTCGACGCTACGCATCGCCCGATCCGGCGCACAAGGCTCACGGCCGCAAGCTGCCACCGACGGCCCGCAAGGGGCGAACGCGGACCGCAACAGGTCAATCCGGCGGCTCGACGGGCGGCGCCGGGGCAGGTGGGAACGGCCTCAGCCAGGTACCGTGCCGTCTTCGCCGGTTTCGAGGAAGCGCAACGCGGAGCGTGCCGCCCGGTGACCGCACATGCCGTGCACTCCGGCTCCGGGCGGGGTGGCGGCCGAGCAGAGGAAGACCCCCGGCACACCGGTGCTGTAGGGGTCGAGTGCCGGACGCGGGCGCAGCGCCACCTGGAGCGGGGTGTTCGCCCCCGTCAGGATGTCGCCCCCGACGAAGTTGGTGTTGTCACAGGCCAGTTGGGCCGGCGAGCGGACACTCGTTGCGAGGACCCGCTCCCGTGCCCCCGGTGCGAACCGCTCCAGCTGCCGCAGAACGGCTTCGGTCGCGTCACCGCGATAGCCATGAGGCACATGGGCGTAGGCGTCCACCGGGTGGATGGTGCCGTGGGAGCGGCCGGCGTCGGCGAGGTACTGCTGGGCGAGCAGCACGAACGGACGCTCGGGCATCCTCCCGCGTGCGATCTGCGCCTCGGAGTGCCGGATCTCCTCCAACGTGCCTCCCAGATGCACCGTCCCGGCGCTCCGGCAGGCCTCCGCGGTCCACGGCACACCGCCCTCCACGGCCAGATGCACCGTGAAGGCCGCCGGCCCGTGTCTCCAGCGTGCGTAGGCGCGACGCACTCCGGGGGGCAGCCAGTCACCGAGCAGCGCGGCGGCGGCCCTGGGAGCGAGGTCGAGGAGGACGACGTCGCTGCGCGGCAGTTGGGCCGGGGAGGTGACGCGTGCGTCCGTTTCGATGGTGCCGCCGAGGGCCCGGAGCATGGCGGCCAACGCGTCCGTGACCGACCGGCTGCCGCCGCGGGCCACCGGCCATCCCACGCTGTGCCCCGCCACGAGGTGGAACAAGCCCACCGAGGAACTCATCGGCCGGTCGAGCCGCGCCAGCAGGTGGGCCGCTGCCCCGGCGAACAGGGCACGGGCCTTCTCGGTCCGCCAGCGGCGGGCCAGGAGGGTCGCGGGCTGCGCCGCGAACCATCCGAACCGCGCGTAGGCGAGCGGATGCGCGGGCACGTGGACGGCGGGCCCCATCACGTCCGGTGCCAGTGCGTCGAAGGAACCCGCCAGCGGGCCGAACAGCCGTCGCCAGGCGGGGCCGTCCCGCCCCAGGTCGCCGGCTGTGCGGGAGAGGGAGCGCCACATCACCGCGGCGTCGCCGCGATCCAGCGGATGGGCCAGGTCGACGTCCGGCCATGCCCACTCCAGGCCGTGGCGCTCCATCGCGAGCGAGCGGAGGAACGGGGAGCCTGCCCCGGAGGGGTGCACGGCGGCGCAGTGGTCGTGCGTCAGTCCGGGGAGGGTCAGCGCCCCGCTGCGGGTCCCGCCGCCGATCTCGCTCTCGGCCTCCAGAACGGTCACCTTCACCCCGCGGCGAGCGAGGGTCACCGCCGCGGCCAGCCCGTTGGGGCCCGCGCCCACGACGACTGCGCCGGTCATGAACATCCCCTCGTTCCCTCGGCGATCCGCGCCGATCTTCGCGGACCATACTCGCTCCGCGACTCCCGGGCGAGCACGGAGAACGCCCGCGCGCCATCGGCGGCTGCCCGCCGCCGCGGTGGGTCCCCGCCGCTCGTGCGGCGCGGCCCCTCACCGTGGCGTCACCCGGCATCTGACCGGTCCCTCGGTCTGGAGGAGCATCTTCTGGACGAGCCGTACCTCGGTGTCCACCGCTTCCAGCTCGAACTTCTGGAGGGCCGCGGCAACGGCGAGCACGCTCTCCAGCATTCCGAAGTACTGCCCGATGCAGGCACGGGGGCCGCCGCCGAACGGGAACCACGCGTAGCGGGGTCTTTCGGCCTCCTCCTCGGGCAGGAAGCGTTCGGGTGCGAAGACCCCGGGGTCCTTCCAGTAGGCGGGGTGCCGGTGGGTGACCCACGGGCTGAGGAAGACGGTCGCGCCCGCGGGAATGAGATAGCCGGAGACCTCCGTCTCCGCCGTTGCCCGCCTCGTGATGCCCGGGGCGGAGGGATACAGCCGCATGGCCTCCTTCAGCACCATCTGGACGTACTCCAGTCGGTCGAAGTCCTCGACCGCGGGCGGGCGCGACCCCAGAACGCGGTCGACCTCGTCGCGGGCCCGTGCTTGCACCTCCGGGGAGCGGGCGAGCAGATGGAGCGCGAACTTCATCGCTGTCGCGGTGGTCTCGTGTCCGGCGAGGAAGAAGACCAGTACCTGGTCGCGGACCTCCTCGCTGGAGAACCGGTCGCCGGTGGCGTCGTCCGCGTTCAGCAGGAGTCCCAGGAGATCGTTGTCGCTGTCCATGGCGCCGCGCTCACGGATGATCCGGTCGCACACGCCGTACAGCTCCCGGCGCGCGCTCATCGCTCTGCGGTTGGCCGGGGTGGGCCAGCTGCGCGGGATGGACAGCGGTGCGAAGGCCCGCTTGAGCATGTAGGTGCCCAGTATCGGAAAACAGCGGTCGACGACCTCGCCGGCCTCCTTGCTCGCGCCACCGAACAGCACGCGCATCGTGATGCGTTGCGTCAGCCGCGTCATTTCGTGGGCGATGTCGATGGTGCTGCGGCCGTGGTCCGGGTCCCTCCACCGAGCCAGCATGCGCAGCACCTCCTCGCACATCGTGGCTGCGTAGAGGTTGACCTTCCGGCGGGTGAACAGCGGCTGGATGAACCGGCGCTGGCGTAGGTAATCGTCGTCCTGGCTGGTCAGAAGGCCGTTCCCGAAGAGGGTACGGATCTCGTCGTAGAAGGAGTCTTCTTTACGGAACCCCACCGACCGGGCCAGGAGCTGCTGGGCGCCCTCTGCCGAGAAGACAGCGAAGATCTCCTGCCGCAGGCCGGGCGGCCCGGCAGCGAACCGCACCACGTCGCCATGGTCGCGCCGGGCCCGCAGGTAGGTACCCAGAGGGTCGCGGCGCAGTGCGTTCATGGAGCCGGTCAGCCGGGAGCCGTCAACGGTGGGGATCGCCATGGTGTTTGTCATCAACGCAACTCCCGTAGCAAACAAGCGCGACAACGCGTGCGGGCAGCCGGGTGCCGTCCGGGCGGCATCGCCATGGGCGGGGAGGTCCTCGCGGGCCGGGGCTCGCGAGGACCTCCCCGCTGAGGGCGCCTCAACGGAACTCGGCGGGGCCGGCTGCGGTCCGCCTCACTTGTTCGTCCGGCCGTACCTCAGCATGCCTTCCAGCCACTCATCGAGACCGGGCGACTCGGGTTCGCCGCGCCATGCCAGGTGGCCGTCCGGGCGTATCAGCCACACCTCGCGGGCAGCGGCCTGGTCCTTCTTGCCCGACGACTGAGCGCCCTTGCGTTCCAGGACCACGAATTGGTCGTCGTCCAGGTGCTGCCGCACCACGTCGACACACGGGTCGGCGCCGCCCCTGGGTACGAGCAGCACCCACCGGCCGTGGAACTGCTCGTACAGCCTGGTACGGCGGCGATCCGCCGAGTGGACGCATTCGAGGTCGCCCACGGTGTCGCCGGGCCGCGGTTTGGCGGCGAACCGGGCGCCACCGCCCAGCGGGCCGGTCCGATAGGTCTCCCACAGCTTCGCGTGCGAGAACGTGGTCAGCTGATCGAACCCGGGCGTCTTGACGATGGGCGCCACGACGTGGTCCCGCAGGACGCGGACAACCGGGTTGCGCATCTTCTCGATCTGGCTGGGCGCCGACTTGCCGAGGACGATTTCCTCCGCGATGGGGCGCCGCTCGCCCTGGTAGGTCTCCAGCAGCGCCTCGCCGGCCTTGCCGCCGATCACGAGCGCGAGCTTCCAGGCGAGGTTCTCCGAGTCGCCCATTCCGGTGTGGATGGCGGGACCGCCGAAGGGAACGTGCGGGTGGGCCGCGTCACCGGCCACCAGCACGCGGCCCTCACGGTAGTTCTCCACGATCCGGCCCTGCCCGACGAACGTGAGCTTGGTCGTGGTGTCGAGGAACTCCACTCCCCCGTAGGGGGAGCGTTCGGCCAGCACGGTACGCACCCGGGAGACGATCTCGTCCTCGTCGGGCTTCTCCGTTCCCTGTTCCGGGTCGAGCGCCAGGATGCGCCACAGGTTGTTGCGCCCGTCGGGGTCGACCATCGGCATGGCCCCGATCTTTCCGTCCGGGTGGAGCCAGCCCGTCAGCCCGTTCCTGTCGAGGTCCCAGTTGACGTGCGCGTCGACCATCAAGTAGCGGCTGCTGCGGCCGATGGAGCTGATCCCGGCCGCCTTCCGGACCATGCTGTCGGGCCCGTCGCAGCCGACCAGCCAGCTCGCGTGGACGCGCTCACCGTTGCTCAGCACCGCGGTCACGCGGTCCGCGTCCTGCTCGATGTCGACCAGGACGCTGTTCCACTCCACGGCTCCGTCGCGGTCGGCCCAGTACTCCCGCAAGGCTGCCTCGATCTTGCCCTGGTTGATCAGCATCGGCGGAGCCAGGTTGACCTTGCCGGGCGTGGTGTAGCGCAGCCTGATCGGCTGCCGTCCCAGGTGCGCGGTGGCGTTGGTGAGCATGGGCGTCTCGTTGGGCAGATTGCCCAACGACCCCATGCGCTGCATGACTTCCGACCCCGGGCCGTGGACCGAACTCGACAGCCGCTCGGGCGGCCCGGGAGCCCGCTCCAAGAGGCGCACCGATACGCCCTGGAGGGAAAGGTAATTGGCGAGGGTCAAGCCCGCGGGCCCGGCGCCGATTACCAGTACGTCTGTCGTCTCTTCACTGCTCATTCTCGCTCCAGGTAGTGATGCGTCGATACCTTGCGATGATGACCATTGGCGCAGTAGCCGGACGTCCTCCAGCAGCCGGTGAGCGATTGACGGGGGCCAGGTCCACAAACCCAGTGTGCCCACGACGCGCGCCGCTTCACTTTCTTGAAGAGGGCACTAGCTGCCTGTCCTCAAGGTGCAATGCGACAGCCGACTTCGAGAACACCGTCAGTTCCAGCCGAACGTCACAGTGGCGTTGTGCTTTCGCTTTCCCTTTTGCTCACAGCTCATGGCACCGGCGGCGCGGAAGGGACCGGGCGCCCCGAACAGCCGGAATTTCGCCGCGCGGCCAGGCTGAAGTGAATTGCTAGGCGGGCTGCTCCGGCAGCTCGACACCGTTCTCGTTGTACTGGTAGAAACCGCGGCCCGACTTCCGGCCCAGTTCTCCCGCCGCGACCTTCGCGACCAGCAGATCGCAGGGCCGGCAGGACGGGTCACCCGTGCGCTCGTGAAGGGTGTTGAGGGAGTCGACCAGGTTGTCCAGGCCGATGAGGTCCGCGGTGCGCAGCGGACCGGTGGGGTGCCCCAGGCATCCCTGCATCAGGAGGTCGGCGGTCCGGGCGGTGGCCGTGCCCTCGGCGACGAGCCGCGCGGCAGTGTTGATCATGGGGTGGAGAAGACGGCTGGTGACAAAGCCGGCGGTGTCCCCCACGGTGACCGGCCTGCGGCCCAGTGCCTCGAGGAGACGGCGAGCGGCGGTCACGGTGCGCTCGGAGGTGTGCGGTCCGGGAACGAACTCGACCATGGTGATGAGGTAGCTGGGGTTCATGAAGTGCGTGCCGACCAGGTCCTCGGCGCGCGAGATGCCGTCGGCGAGTTCACCGATGGGGAACCCCGAGGTGTTCGAGATCAGCGGTGTCCCCGGCCGGACCAGGTCCGACGCTCGCATCAGGGCCTTCCGCTTCACTTCGAGCACTTCTGTGACCGCTTCGATGACGGCCGTCGCGTCCGCCGCCTCGGCGAAGGACGTCGTGGTGGTGAGGGCGCCCGGGTCGCGTCCGGCCGGCAGCGCCCCCAGGAGTTGCGCGTGGCGCAGCTCCTGGGCGACCCGGGCACGCGCCCGGTCCAACGTCGCGTCGTCGAGGTCGACGAGGCATACGGGAATGCCGTGCCCGAGGGCTGTGACCGTGATGCTCGTGCCCATCACCCCGGCGCCGAGGACGGCCAGATGGTGCGTGAACTGCTCGGACTCCATCGTTCCCTCCTCAGCGGGGCCGATGCCCAAGGGGCCGGGCTCCGAGGCGTCCGTCAGCCGCAGTTGCACCAACTGGGGCCACCGGACGTGCCGGTCGGGGACAGCGGGCCGTCGAACGTCTCGGCCGACTCGATGACCTTGACATCGGCTCGGAAGTCGTCTTCCCTGCGGTCTTCGGAAGCGGCGAAGAGAGCTTCAGGTATCGGCATGCTTTCTCCTGTATTTGCTTCAGTCCGACGAGGACGTGCGGAGTGGCGGTCCGGAAAATGGGCGCCTTGGAAAACGTAACTCACAGCCGGGCCGTGTGGACAGCGTATGGCATCAAGATGACAGCACCGGCCGGGAAAAGCGCACGATCCGCCTGCTCTCTTCATATGGCATCTTGCGGACACGGAGCTGTCTTGCGACCGGCTCCGCACCCGGAGACCCTTTCCCGGGGCAGCCGCAACGCGAGGAGAGACGGATCATGTCTGCTTTTGCCGCACTGGACACGGCATTGTTCCGGATGGCCACCGTAGCGGCCCGCGACGACCTGGAAAACCTTTACTCGGCCTGGCGGGGACGGGACATCAATGAGGCCGCCGACACCGATATAGCCGAGTACATCAGCGATATCGCCGACGATCCGGTACTCGCAGAAGGCATCGCGCTCTCCAGCGAGGGACTTTCCAGCGCCTTGAGCAGGATTCGCCGAGGTGATCTGCCGAGCAGGAAACGGCTCCTGCGGATGGCGCACTCGGTCACCAAGTACGCCCTGCGGATCTCGGGACGGCCCACTCCCTTCGGGATCTTCGCAGGAGTGGCCAGGGCCAGGGTCGGAGAGGGCGCGCACGCCAAGTTCGGTACGGGCCACCAGAAACGGGTCCGGCCGGACGCGGGCTGGCTGACGGGGGCCGCCGAGGAGCTGTTCCTGTCCGGCGGAAATCTGAGCGGGTTCGCGGTGGCCCTCAACGATCTGTGCGCCGAGCACGGCAACGAACTGCTCTGCCCGTGGGCCAGGACCACCGAAGGCACCAAGGGCAAGGTGAACCAGGTCTCGATAGTGCGGAACGACGCGGTCGACCGCGTCTGTGCGCTCACCAGGACCCCGCGGGAGGTCTCCGAAGTGGTCCGCGCCGTTGCCCGTTCGACGGAGCCGCCCGCACCGCCGTCCGCCGTGGAGGGGCTGGTACGGACCCTCATCCGCAACGGCTTCCTCATCACGACGATGGTGCCGAGGAACATGGGCGGTCAGGCTCTGCGAACGGTCCTGGCAGGCTCCGCCGGGGACGCCGCCCTCCGGGCCGGATCGGCCCTGTCCGAGTACGCCGCTGCACCGGTCGGCCAGGGGCTTTCGCAGCTCACCGCGCTGTCCGGGCTCATGCAGGAGGTCCACCGGTACCCCCGCCAGGCCGTACAGGCCGATCTGCTGCTGGACGCGGACGTACAGGTCCCCCAGGCCGTCGGGACGTGCCTTGAGGAGTTCGCGGACGCCATGTGGCGCATGGGCCCGCAGGAGTCCGGTGCGCGCCATATGGAGGGCTACACACACGAGTTCACCGAACGCTACGGGATACAGGTCCCGGTACCCGTCGTGGAGTTGGTCGACCCCGTCCGCGGCCTCGGTTACCCGGCTGCCTACGGGGACGGCCGGCCACCCGAGCGGGCGCCGTCCGACTCCGGCCGTGAAGCGCTGCTGAGCGAGCTGTACGTCCAGACCGTCAGGTCCGGCAGCCGCGAGGTATCGGTCACCGAGGACCTCGTGGCCCGCTTCGAGTCCCTGCGCGAGGCTCCCGCTTCCGCGCCGCCCGCCTCGTTGGAACTGTGCGTCCAGATTCTCTCCCGGAGTACGGAGGACCTGGACCTCGGCGACTTCGAGCTGCTGCTCTCCCGCTTCACGGGGTCGCGGACCGCGGGCGCGACAGCCGGGCGTTTCGCCGACGCGTTGGGTATCGCGGACGACCTGCACCAGATGATGGGCGCCCACCGGGACGACGGGCCGCTGTACGTCCAGCTGGACTTCGACCCCAGCTATCCGGGTGCGCTCAACGTCGCGCAGGTGCCCCGGCTCCTCCCCCGGCAGATGCCGATCGGTGTGCTCGCGGACGCCGGCGGTTCGGCCCACCTCGACTGGCGGTCGCTGGCCGTCACCTCGGACGGGAAGACCCTGCGGCTCATCCACGGGGAGAGCGGTCGCGAGGTGGTGCCCGTCGCCCCGCACGTCCTCAACCTCGAACGCATCGCGCCGGACATCGTCCGGTTCCTCGTCGACGTGTCGGCCGGCGGGTTTCCCGCGTGGTCGACCTGGAGCTGGGGCAGCCTGGAGAGCATGCCGTACCTGCCTCGGGTGCGTTACGGCAAGCTGATCGTGAAGCCGGCGCGGTGGAAGCCGTCGGAGACGCTGCTCGACCCGAAGCTCACCTGGCAGACGTGGCGGGGCGAACTGCGCCGGTGGCAGGCCGAGTGGGACGTCCCCCGGCGCATCGACATCTCACTCGGAGACGAGTACTGCTCGCTCGATCTGGACAACTCCCTCCATCAAGCGGTGCTGCGGCGCGAGCTCCAGGGCCGCGGGGTCCGTATCAGCGAAAGTCTGGCCGCCGACCCGTCCGTGTACGGCTGGACGGACCTGCACGCGCACGAAGTCGTCGTCGGTCTCGCGCGGCGTGCGACGATCCAGCGCCCGGCACCGGCCCTGATCAGCGGTGCGCCGGCGGCGGCGTCCGCACACCAGGAGGCTCTGCCGGGCGGCGAATGGGTGCACGCGAAGATCTACGCCCCGGAGTGGGCCCATGACGAGCTGATCGCCGACGTCCTGCCCGGACTCGTCGCCGAGGTGGCCGACTCCGTCGACCGGTGGTTCTTCATCCGCTACCGCGACCCGGACCCCCATCTCCGCCTGCGGTTGCACGGGCCG
This sequence is a window from Streptomyces sp. NBC_01775. Protein-coding genes within it:
- a CDS encoding cytochrome P450, yielding MSDTTAVPIGIPTDRERIFELPPELENLRERRPIGRMVYGDGHVGWLVTSYSLARTVLADSRFSSRADLARIPVKLSAEAEQARKDIPPGVFHRMDPPEHTRYRRLLVGHFTVRKMESLVPDVERVVEDRLTAVEQAGPPADLMRDFAKVVPLHVVSQVLGVPEDEHDRFVRHVSVLFDQESAAEDVAAATRAIHTQFLEFVDSKKRAGAQEDVLGHLAGSGELPDEEVATVGMVLLTAGYESTANMLALGLLALLEHPDQRAKALSDPDRLERAVEELLRYLSVTHIGPIRTALQDVELGGEKVKAGDSVSIALPAANRDPQQFACPAALDIDNSPVGHLAFGYGVHQCLGQHLARHILRTSYAAVFRRFPALRLAEAAEDLEVCAAKPVLGVSRLPVVW
- a CDS encoding phytoene desaturase family protein, producing MTGAVVVGAGPNGLAAAVTLARRGVKVTVLEAESEIGGGTRSGALTLPGLTHDHCAAVHPSGAGSPFLRSLAMERHGLEWAWPDVDLAHPLDRGDAAVMWRSLSRTAGDLGRDGPAWRRLFGPLAGSFDALAPDVMGPAVHVPAHPLAYARFGWFAAQPATLLARRWRTEKARALFAGAAAHLLARLDRPMSSSVGLFHLVAGHSVGWPVARGGSRSVTDALAAMLRALGGTIETDARVTSPAQLPRSDVVLLDLAPRAAAALLGDWLPPGVRRAYARWRHGPAAFTVHLAVEGGVPWTAEACRSAGTVHLGGTLEEIRHSEAQIARGRMPERPFVLLAQQYLADAGRSHGTIHPVDAYAHVPHGYRGDATEAVLRQLERFAPGARERVLATSVRSPAQLACDNTNFVGGDILTGANTPLQVALRPRPALDPYSTGVPGVFLCSAATPPGAGVHGMCGHRAARSALRFLETGEDGTVPG
- a CDS encoding cytochrome P450, whose amino-acid sequence is MTNTMAIPTVDGSRLTGSMNALRRDPLGTYLRARRDHGDVVRFAAGPPGLRQEIFAVFSAEGAQQLLARSVGFRKEDSFYDEIRTLFGNGLLTSQDDDYLRQRRFIQPLFTRRKVNLYAATMCEEVLRMLARWRDPDHGRSTIDIAHEMTRLTQRITMRVLFGGASKEAGEVVDRCFPILGTYMLKRAFAPLSIPRSWPTPANRRAMSARRELYGVCDRIIRERGAMDSDNDLLGLLLNADDATGDRFSSEEVRDQVLVFFLAGHETTATAMKFALHLLARSPEVQARARDEVDRVLGSRPPAVEDFDRLEYVQMVLKEAMRLYPSAPGITRRATAETEVSGYLIPAGATVFLSPWVTHRHPAYWKDPGVFAPERFLPEEEAERPRYAWFPFGGGPRACIGQYFGMLESVLAVAAALQKFELEAVDTEVRLVQKMLLQTEGPVRCRVTPR
- a CDS encoding FAD-dependent monooxygenase, translated to MSSEETTDVLVIGAGPAGLTLANYLSLQGVSVRLLERAPGPPERLSSSVHGPGSEVMQRMGSLGNLPNETPMLTNATAHLGRQPIRLRYTTPGKVNLAPPMLINQGKIEAALREYWADRDGAVEWNSVLVDIEQDADRVTAVLSNGERVHASWLVGCDGPDSMVRKAAGISSIGRSSRYLMVDAHVNWDLDRNGLTGWLHPDGKIGAMPMVDPDGRNNLWRILALDPEQGTEKPDEDEIVSRVRTVLAERSPYGGVEFLDTTTKLTFVGQGRIVENYREGRVLVAGDAAHPHVPFGGPAIHTGMGDSENLAWKLALVIGGKAGEALLETYQGERRPIAEEIVLGKSAPSQIEKMRNPVVRVLRDHVVAPIVKTPGFDQLTTFSHAKLWETYRTGPLGGGARFAAKPRPGDTVGDLECVHSADRRRTRLYEQFHGRWVLLVPRGGADPCVDVVRQHLDDDQFVVLERKGAQSSGKKDQAAAREVWLIRPDGHLAWRGEPESPGLDEWLEGMLRYGRTNK
- a CDS encoding 3-hydroxyacyl-CoA dehydrogenase family protein; amino-acid sequence: MESEQFTHHLAVLGAGVMGTSITVTALGHGIPVCLVDLDDATLDRARARVAQELRHAQLLGALPAGRDPGALTTTTSFAEAADATAVIEAVTEVLEVKRKALMRASDLVRPGTPLISNTSGFPIGELADGISRAEDLVGTHFMNPSYLITMVEFVPGPHTSERTVTAARRLLEALGRRPVTVGDTAGFVTSRLLHPMINTAARLVAEGTATARTADLLMQGCLGHPTGPLRTADLIGLDNLVDSLNTLHERTGDPSCRPCDLLVAKVAAGELGRKSGRGFYQYNENGVELPEQPA
- a CDS encoding lantibiotic dehydratase; translation: MSAFAALDTALFRMATVAARDDLENLYSAWRGRDINEAADTDIAEYISDIADDPVLAEGIALSSEGLSSALSRIRRGDLPSRKRLLRMAHSVTKYALRISGRPTPFGIFAGVARARVGEGAHAKFGTGHQKRVRPDAGWLTGAAEELFLSGGNLSGFAVALNDLCAEHGNELLCPWARTTEGTKGKVNQVSIVRNDAVDRVCALTRTPREVSEVVRAVARSTEPPAPPSAVEGLVRTLIRNGFLITTMVPRNMGGQALRTVLAGSAGDAALRAGSALSEYAAAPVGQGLSQLTALSGLMQEVHRYPRQAVQADLLLDADVQVPQAVGTCLEEFADAMWRMGPQESGARHMEGYTHEFTERYGIQVPVPVVELVDPVRGLGYPAAYGDGRPPERAPSDSGREALLSELYVQTVRSGSREVSVTEDLVARFESLREAPASAPPASLELCVQILSRSTEDLDLGDFELLLSRFTGSRTAGATAGRFADALGIADDLHQMMGAHRDDGPLYVQLDFDPSYPGALNVAQVPRLLPRQMPIGVLADAGGSAHLDWRSLAVTSDGKTLRLIHGESGREVVPVAPHVLNLERIAPDIVRFLVDVSAGGFPAWSTWSWGSLESMPYLPRVRYGKLIVKPARWKPSETLLDPKLTWQTWRGELRRWQAEWDVPRRIDISLGDEYCSLDLDNSLHQAVLRRELQGRGVRISESLAADPSVYGWTDLHAHEVVVGLARRATIQRPAPALISGAPAAASAHQEALPGGEWVHAKIYAPEWAHDELIADVLPGLVAEVADSVDRWFFIRYRDPDPHLRLRLHGPQEELRGPVLGALHDAMRHLRRQGLIRDFVLAGYVPEVHRYGGAELMPLAEEVFAQDSWSAICQIRSRRRGGTDCSEELLAAAHHGVLLEALGSWPWWEWVAQSYAKNEKTRSFYRENSAEALRLIRPGNVLGSLLDSGEVPGMRSVWTEGDAAHRYGSALLGSAEQRTVDIAVRGLLHMQHNRLLGIKPDREERGYGILRGIARQHLGELTHRRSG